A segment of the Streptomyces sp. NBC_01235 genome:
AGCAGCACCCCGCCCGCCGCACCGAGCATCGCCCACGGCAACGCCTCAGGACCGCTCTCCTGGCCCTCCGTCCCCGAGGCCAGCCCCAGCATCGCCAGCCCCGCGCACACCACCCCCACGGCCAGCCACTCCATCCGGCTCAGCCGCACCCGCAGCAGCCGCGCCGCGACCACCGCCGTCACCGCCAGGCTGGACGCGAGGGCCGCACCGACGGCATAGATCGGCACCGACCGCAGCGCGGCGATCTGGAACAGGAACCCGACCCCGTCCAGCCCCAGCCCCGCCAGATACCGCCACTGCCGCACCGCCCGCAGCAACAGCGCCGCGTCCCCGCCGCCTCCACCACCCCCGCCCCGTCCGTCGCTGCCGTCGACGGCGGCGCGCGCCGCCATCGCCTGCAACACCGTCGCCGTACCGAAGCAGACCGCCGCGCCGAGGGCGCACACCATTCCAAAGAGCACGAAAGGACTGTAGGGGAGCGGCCGATGGGCGGGCCGCCCGCGGGCCCCATTCGACCGGTGTCTAGGCTGACGGCCGGAAATCGCCGTGGGGCGATGCGACAACGGGGACACGGGGAGACGGGAACATGGCGGACACGCGTCGAAAACTGCGCTCGGGCACGGTCGTACTCGGAGGCATGGGACTGCTCGCGGCGGCCCTCACCGCCTGCTCCTCCGACCCCGACAAGCGCTGCGTCGACCGCGACAGCTACAACCTCACCAAGGGCTACAAGGTCGTCGCCGACAAGAACTGCAAGTCCACCAGTTCCGGCAAGACCACCAAGGTCTCCGCCGACGGCGCCTGGTACTACGGCGGCAAGAAGAAGGGCTCCTGGGTCGACGGCGGCTCCTTCACCAAGCCGGGCAAGGGGTCGAGCGGCTCGACCAGCAGCAGTGGAGGCAGCAGCGGTGTCAGCCGCGGCGGCTTCGGCAGCGACAGCGACAGCGGCAGCCACAAGGGCAGCTCCGGCGGCTGAGCGGTCGGGCGAACCGAGCGGCCGAACAGGACACGAGGACACCGGCACCCATGCGACGTCACACCATCGAACCCCGCCCCGACTGGCAGCGGACGGTCGAGGAGCAGGGCCTCGTCTACCCCCTCACCCGCCACCCCGACGGGCGCCTGCGCCCGTACTGGGACGAGAGCGCGTACTACGAGTTCACCCTCGACGAGGTCGAGGCGCTCGAGGAGACGGTCGAGGAACTCCACGAGATGTGCCTGGCGGCGGCCGCCCACATGGTCGAGTCCGACCGCCTCGCCGACCTCGGCATCACCGACCCGCGCGTCGCGGCGGCCGTCACCGAGGCCTGGCACCGGCGCGCCGAACTGCCGTCCGTCTACGGCCGTTTCGACCTCCGCTACGACGCCACCGGCCCGGCGAAGCTCCTGGAGTACAACGCCGACACCCCCACCTCCCTCGTGGAGGCGGCCTCCCCCCAGTGGTTCTGGATGGAGGAGCGCTTCCCCGGCGCCGACCAGTGGAACTCCCTCCACGAACGCCTGGTCGCCGCCTGGAAGAAACAGGCCGCCCTCCTCCCGCCCGGCAGCCCGCTCCACTTCGCGCACTCCTCGGCCGACGAACTCGGCGAGGACCTCATGACGGTCGCCTACCTCAAGGAGACCGCCGAGCAGGCCGGTCTGGACACCGACTGGATCTCCATGGAGGAGATCGGCTGGGACCCCCTGTCCGGCCGTTTCGTCGACCGTCGACTCGGCTTCATCCGCAGTTGCTTCAAGCTCTACCCCTGGGAGTGGCTGACCACCGACCGCTTCGCCGGGCACGTCCTCGACACCCTCGACAACGGCGGCGGCACCGGCACGACGATGTGGATCGAGCCGGCCTGGAAGATGCTGCTCAGCAACAAGGCACTCCTGGCCGTCCTGTGGGAGCTGTACCCCGGCCACCCCAACCTCCTCCCCGCCTACCTCGACGGCCCCCGCGAACTGGCGGCCACGACCGGCTACGTCGCCAAGCCCCTGCTGGGCCGCGAGGGCGCCGGCGTCACGGTCCACGAAGCGGGCACCGAGCCCGTCGTCCCGCGCACCGACGAACCCTGCTGCTACCAGCAGTTGGCGCCCCTGCCCGCCTTCGACGGCAACCATGTCGTCCTCGGCGCCTGGGTGGTGGAGGACGAGTCGGCCGGCCTCGGCATCCGCGAATCCTCCGGCCTGATCACGGACGAGTACGCCCGCTTCCTGCCCCACGTGATCCTCTAGAGGACCCGGACGCCCCGAGCCCAGGAGTCCTGCGGCCCGGGAGTCCGCCGTCGCTCGCATGGTGGACTCGGGGCCCTGCCCCTGTGACGTGCCCGCTAGGGTGGTGAGCAGGCCGTGACTGGCGCGCTGGGCCCGGTCGTCACATTCCCGTCGTCCGCCCGAAGGGCGGGCTCCGCGGCGTCCGGTGCGTGCGATCGCAAGGCACCGGAGCGCTCTCGTGGCGGAGCCACGTGGGTGATTGCGGGCGGGAATGTGACGACCGGGCCCGAGGATGGGACGGACCATCGGGGAGCGGCCTGTGAGCAGTACGAGTGCCGTGCGCCTGGGCCGAACCGTGACACCGTGACCGCTTTCCAGCACCACGCCACCCGGAGGCCGACGACATGTCCGAGCAGCAGCCCCTCTCCACCGAGTCCACGGCCTTCCGCGCCGCCCTCGACGTGATCCGCGCCGTCGAGCCGCGCGTCGCCGACGCCATCGGCCAGGAGCTCCACGACCAGCGAGAGATGCTCAAGCTGATCGCCTCCGAGAACTACGCCTCCCCGGCCACCCTCCTCGCGATGGGCAACTGGTTCAGCGACAAGTACGCCGAGGGCACCGTCGGCCGCCGCTTCTACGCCGGCTGCCGCAACGTCGACACCGTCGAGTCCCTCGCCGCCGAGCACGCCCGCGAGCTCTTCGGCGCCCGCCACGCCTACGTCCAGCCGCACTCCGGCATCGACGCCAACCTGGTCGCCTTCTGGGCCGTCCTCGCCGACCGGGTCGAGGCCCCCTTCCTGGAGAAGACCGGCGCCCGCCAGGTCAACGACCTCTCCGAGGCCGACTGGGCCGAGCTGCGCCAGGCCTTCGGCAACCAGCGCATGCTCGGCATGTCCCTGGACGCCGGCGGCCACCTCACCCACGGCTTCCGCCCGAACATCTCCGGCAAGATGTTCGACCAGCGTTCCTACGGCACCGACCCGGCGACCGGCCTGATCGACTACGAGGCCCTGCGCGCCTCGGCCCGCGACTTCAAGCCGCTGATCATCGTCGCCGGCTACTCGGCGTACCCCCGTCTGGTGAACTTCCGGATCATGCGGGAGATCGCCGACGAGGTCGGCGCGACCCTGATGGTCGACATGGCGCACTTCGCGGGCCTGGTCGCCGGCAAGGTCCTGACCGGCGACTTCGACCCGGTCCCGCACGCCCAGATCGTGACGACCACCACCCACAAGTCCCTGCGCGGCCCCCGCGGCGGCATGGTCCTGTGCGACGACTCCCTCAAGGACCAGGTCGACCGCGGCTGCCCGATGGTCCTCGGCGGCCCCCTCCCGCACGTCATGGCCGCCAAGGCCGTCGCCCTCGCCGAGGCCCGGCAGCCGTCCTTCCAGGACTACGCCCAGCGCATCGTCGACAACTCCCGCGCGCTGGCCGAGGGCCTGATGCGGCGCGGCGCGACCCTCGTCACCGGCGGCACGGACAACCACCTGAACCTGATCGACGTCGCCTCCTCCTACGGCCTCACCGGCCGCCAGGCCGAGGCCGCCCTGCTCGACTCGGGCATCGTCACCAACCGCAACGCCATCCCCGCCGACCCGAACGGCGCCTGGTACACCTCCGGCATCCGCATCGGCACCCCCGCCCTGACCACGCGTGGCCTGGGCACGGCCGAGATGGACGAGGTGGCGGCCCTGATCGACCGGGTCCTCACCAGCACCGAGCCGGGCACGACGAAGTCGGGCGCCCCGTCCAAGGCCTCCCACGTCCTGGACGAGAAGATCGCCGACGAGATCTCCCGCCGCGCGACGGACCTGGTCGCGGGCTTCCCCCTCTACCCCGAAATCAACCTCGGCTGAGCCGACCCAGGGGCGCGGGGCCGCATCTGTTCGCGGCTCCGCCGCGGGGCACGAGCGGCCCCCACCGGCCCGCGGTTCCCCACGACCCGGACCACCCGAGCTCTCTGAGACAATATTGAGCATGGCCTCTGACCGACCCCGCGTGCTCTCCGGAATCCAGCCCACCGCAGGCTCGTTCCACCTCGGCAACTACCTCGGCGCCGTCCGCCAGTGGGTGGCCCTGCAGGAGTCCCACGACGCGTTCTACATGGTCGTCGACCTGCACGCGATCACGGTCCCGCAGGATCCGAAGGAGCTCAGCGCGAACACGCGGCTGGCGGCCGCCCAGCTCCTCGCGGCCGGCCTCGACCCGGACCGCTGCACGCTCTTCGTCCAGAGCCACGTCCCCGAGCACGCGCAGCTCGCCTGGGTCATGAACTGCCTCACCGGTTTCGGCGAGGCGTCCCGTATGACGCAGTTCAAGGACAAGTCCACCAGGCACGGCGCCGACCGCGCCTCCGTGGGCCTGTTCACCTACCCGATCCTGCAGGTCGCGGACATCCTGCTGTACCAGGCCGACCAGGTGCCGGTCGGCGAGGACCAGCGCCAGCACGTCGAGCTCACCCGGGACCTCGCCGAGCGCTTCAACGGCCGCTACGGCGAGACGTTCACGATCCCGAAGCCGTACATCCTGAAGGAGACGGGCAAGATCTACGACCTCCAGGACCCGTCGATCAAGATGAGCAAGTCGGCGTCCACGCCGAAGGGCCTCATCAACCTGCTCGACGACCCGAAGGTCACCGCCAAGAAGGTCAGGAGCGCGGTCACGGACACCGACACGGTGATCCGCTACGACCCCGAGAACAAGCCGGGCGTGAGCAACCTGCTCAACATCTACTCGACGCTCACCGGCACGAGCGTCCCCGAGCTGGAGCAGAGTTACGAGGGCAAGCTCTACGGCGCGCTCAAGACGGACCTCGCCGAGGTCGTCGTCGAGTTCGTGACGCCGTTCCGGGACCGCACGCAGCAGTACCTGGACGACCACGAGACGCTCGACTCGATCCTCGCCAAGGGCGCCGAGAAGGCGCGTGCCGTCGCCGCGGAGACGCTCTCCCAGACGTACGAGCGGATCGGCTTCCTGCCCGCGAAGCACTGAGCGGCGCTCGGAAGCATCCGGGGCGCACCGCACACACGTTCCTCTGGGCAGAGCGCTGCACATCACTTTCCCTGCGCCTGCCCAGAGCACAGCCGTGGCCGTACAGTCGATAGCCGTACGACTGAGTACCAACCCGGCACCACACCCCGCCATGACGACATGACGACAGGAGAAGACGTGGGGACCGTAACGATCGGCGTGTCGATCGCGGTCCCGGAGCCTCACGGCAGCCTGCTCCAGGAGCGGCGCACGGGCTTCGGCGACGCCGCGGCTCACGGCATCCCCACCCACATCACGCTGCTGCCGCCGACCGAGGTCGAGGCGGGCGCGCTCGCGGTGGTCGACGCGCACCTCACCGCGGTCGCCGGGGCCGGCCGTCCCTTCCCGATGCGACTGTCCGGAACGGGCACCTTCCGACCCCTGTCGCCGGTGGTCTACGTGAAGGTCGTCGAGGGCGCCGAGGTCTGCGCCTGGCTCCAGCAGCGGGTCCGTGACGCCTCGGGGCCGCTCACCCGCGAGCTCCAGTTCCCCTACCACCCGCACGTCACCGTCGCGCACGGCATCGACGAGGCGGCGATGGACCGGGCTTTCGAGGAGCTCGCCCACTACGAGGCCGAGTGGTCCTGCACCGGCTTCTCCCTGCACCAGCAGGGCCTCGACGGCGTCTGGCGCAAACTGCGCGAGTACCCCTTCGGCGGCGCGGTCGTCCCCCCGCAGGCCGCCCACGCCGACCGCAACTCGCTGCCCACGTACTAGCCGACGCGCGCGCCGGGCAGAGCCCGGCCTAGACCGGCAGCCGCCGGAACAGTGTCCGCGGCGCGTGCCGCAGGGCCGACATCACCAGTCGCAGCACCCCCGGCACCCACACCGCCTCCGACCGCCGCCGCAGCCCCAGTTCGACGGCCGTCGCGACCGCCCCCGGGGTGGTCGTCAGAGGCGGCTCCGCCCGCCCGGCGGTCGCCTTCGTCCGCACGAAACCGGGGCGGACGACCATGACGTGGACGCCCGTGCCGTGCAGCGCGTCGCCCAGCCCCTGGGCGAAGGTGTCGAGGCCCGCCTTGCTGGAGCCGTAGATGAAGTCCGAGCGGCGGGCCCGCTCGCCGGCGACCGAGGAGAGGACGACCAGGGAGCCGTGTCCCTGGGTCTGCAGGGCCCGTGCGGTGATCAGCCCCGCCGACACCGCGCCCGTGTAGTTGGTCTGCGCGACGCGCACCGCGGCCACCGGCTCGCGCTCGTCGGTCGCCTGGTCGCCGAGGACGCCGAAGGCGAGCAGCACCAGGTCGACGTCGCCCTCGGCGAACACCTTGCCGAGGACCGTCTCGTGCGACGCGGGGTCCAGCGCGTCGAAGGGCACGGTGTGGACGTCCGCCCCGAGGGTGCGCAGCTCGGCCGCGGCCGACTCCAGAGCGGGTGACGGCCGCCCGGCCAGCCACACCGTGCGGGTGCGGCGGGCGATCAGACGGCGAGCGGTGGCCAGCGCGATCTCTGACGTACCGCCGAGGACGAGCATGGACTGGGGCAGGCCGGAGGCGTCCTTCATGAGCATGGAGATGACCGTATCGCCCCGCTATGTCACGCCGGTCCCTTAACATTCGCCCGCTACCCGAAATGGGTGATCGTCTTTCGGGTACTCGCACATCGGTCGTCGACAACTGGGGCAGAGTTCCGAGCATGGACTGGCTGAAGAAGCTTCCCGGCATCGGGCCGTGGGTCACGCGCCTCATGGCCACGCACGCGTGGCGGTCGTACGAGCGCCTGGACCGGGTGAAGTGGACTCGGCTGGCGGCCGCGATGACGTTCGTCAGCTTCGTCGCGCTCTTCCCGCTGCTGACCGTGGCCGCCGCCGTCGCCGCCGCCACCCTGACCAAGTCCCAGCAGCAGGAACTCCAGGACAAGATCACCGAACAGGTCCCCGGGATATCCGACCAGCTGGACATCAACGGTCTCGTCCAGAACGCGGGCACCATCGGCCTCATCGCCGGCGCGGCCCTGTTGTTCACGGGCATCGGCTGGGTCGGTCAGATGCGGGACTGTCTGCGCGCGGTGTGGGAGCGGCCCGACGGCGACGAGAACCCCGTCCTGCGCAAGGCCAAGGACATGGGCGTCCTCGTCGGCTTCGGCGGCGCCGTGCTGCTCACCATCGCCATCTCCACCGTCGCCTCGGCGCTGGTCGGCCGGATCACCGATGGCCTCGGCATCGACAAGGAGGGCTGGGGCGGCATCCTGCTGCGCGTCGCCGCCTTCGCCATCGCCGTTCTCGCCGACTTCCTGCTCCTGCTGTACGTGCTCACCCTGCTGCCGGGCGTCGAACCGACCCGCCGCCGCCTCGTCGTGGCCGCGCTCATCGGCGCCGTCGGCTTCGAACTGCTGAAGCTGCTGCTGAGCGGCTACATGCAGGGCGTGGCCGCGAAGAGCATGTACGGCGCGTTCGGCGTGCCCATCGCCCTGCTGCTGTGGATCAACTTCACCTCGAAACTCGTCCTGTACTGCGCGGCCTGGACGGCGACCGGCACCGCCCCGGACAACCCGCAGGACATCGACGTCAGCGACGACGTCGTACCAGGTCCGGCAGCGGCCACCGGCGGTTGACGAGGAACGCGCCGCCCGCGAGCAGCACCAGCAGCCCGCCGGTGATCGCCAGCGCGATCCACATGCCGCCGGAGCCGTCCTCGGTCACCGCGCCCGCCACCGGCTTCGCCGACACGTTCCCGGCCCCGCCGGCCTGCCCGGAGTCAGGGGAGGAGGACGGGTTCGCGCCGGGCTGCGCGCTGGCCTGCGCGGCGTCCTTCGGCGCGACCAGCTCACCCACCGGCGTCACCTTGCCGGTCGCCTGGAAGCCCCAGTCGAAGAGCTTGGCGGTCTCCTTGTAGACCTCGTTGTGGTCGGTCTTCGCCGGGTTCATGACCGTCACCAGCAACACCTTGCCGCCGCGCTCCGCGACGCCGGTGAAGGTGGCGCCCGCGTTGGTGGTGTTGCCGTTCTTGACGCCCGCGATGCCCGGGTACTGCGAGATGTCGTAGTCGCCGGCGAGCAGCCGGTTGGTGTTCTGGATCTCGAAGGTCGAGCGGGTCGTCTTGCCCTTCTTCTTCGTCGTCGCGCCCGGGAACTTCGCCGAGACGGTCGAGCAGTACTCCCGGAAGTCCTTCTTCTGCAGACCCGAGCGGGCGAACAGGGTCAGGTCGTACGCCGAGGAGACCTGGCCGGAGGCGTCGTAGCCGTCGGGGGAGACGACGTGCGTGTCGAGGGCCTGGAGCTCCTCGGCATGCTCGTTCATCTCCTTCACCGTGTTGGGAACGCCGCCGTTCATCGCCGACAGCACGTGCACCGCGTCGTTGCCGGAGCGCAGGAAGACGCCGAGCCACAGGTCGTGGACCGTATACGTCTCGCCCTCCTTTATGCCGACCAGGCTGGAACCCGACCCCATGCCGGCCAGGTCCTTCGGCTCGACCTTGTGCACGGTGGTCTTCGGGAACCTCGGCAGCACGGTGTCGGCGAACAGCATCTTCATCGTGCTCGCCGGGGGCAGCCGCCAGTGCGCGTTGTGCGAGGCGAGCACGTCCCCCGACTCGGCGTCCGCGACGATCCACGACCGGGCGGTGAGGTCCTTGGGCAGCACCGGCGCGCCGCCCGCGATCGCCACCTGCGTCCCGGCCTGCCCGAGCCGCGTGCCGCCCACCGTCGACATGTTCGCCGGGGGAGTGGCCGACGGGGAGCCACTGGCCGACGGCGCGGGTGACTTGCCGGTCGACGGCGACGGTGTCGTCGACGGTGACGTACTGGGCGACGGTGTCGGTGAAGGACTCGGAGCCGCCGAAGAGACGGGCGCGGTCAGCGCGAGGGACGCGAGGGTCGCGGAGGTGACCAGCAGGGATCGCCTGAAGGTCTGCTTCATGGGTGCGGGCACGACGGAGAACGTACCCGGCACGCGACGGGAAGTCCCGCCACCCTCCCCACCCCGGTCACGGAACCGGACACCGGGCGGCGATACTGAACGCATGAAGCTCAGCCGCCCCGTCTCCTGGTTCCTGCTCGCCTTCGGGGTGTGGAGCTGGGTCATCTGGGTCACTTTCGTCAAAAACCTGGTCAAGGACAGCAGCGGGCTCGCCTTCGACGACGGCGACCCCACGGCGTACTTCTGGGTGCACCTGACGCTGGCTGTGGTCTCCTTCGTATTGGGGACGGTCGTCGGGGCCATCGGGTTGCGTGGTCTGCGCGCACTGCGTCGGACGTCATGACGACGCTGATCCTCTTCGCGCTGCTCGCGCTGACGGTGCTGGTCGCGGCCAACTGGTACCTGTGGCGCCGCCTGTTCCGCGACACGACCCGCGGCTCCGGCTGGGCGCGGCGCGGCGGCGCGGTGCTGGTCGCGGGCGGCTGGGTGCTGGCGATCGGCGCCCTGGTCGCCGAACGCGCCGGCGCCCCCTTCTGGCTCCAGCGCACCCTGGCATGGCCGGGCTTCCTGTGGCTGGCGCTGTCGATATACCTGCTGCTGGGGGTGCTCGTCGGCGACGCCGTACGGCCGCTGCTGCGCCGCTTCCTGGAGAAGCGGGCGCGCGCCGGGGCGCCTGCCGAGACGTCCGTCTCACACCCGCACCCGGAACCGCTCCCGATGGGAGCGCCCGCCCCCGGTCAGCCCGCGCCCGGTCAGCCGACTCTCGGTCAGCCTGCGGCCGGTCAGCCCGCGGCCGGTCAGCCGACTCCTGGTCAGCCTGCGGCCGGTCAGCCGACTCTCGGTCAGCCTGCGGCCGGTCAGCCGACTCCCGGTCAGTCCGCGGCCGGTCAGCCTGCGGCCGGTCAGCCGACTCCCGGTCAGTCCGCGGCCGGTCAGCCTGCGGCCGGTCAGCCGACTCCCGGTCAGCCCGCGCCTGGTCAGCCTGCGGCCGGTCAGCCTGCGGCCGGTCAGCCCGCCCCCGGTCAGCCGGAGTCCGAGCAGTCTGCACCCGGTCAGCCGGAGTCCTGGCAGTCTGCCCCCGAGCGGCCGGAGCCGGTCCCGGTGGGGGCGCCCGCGCCCGAGCAGCCTGCCGTCGGTCGGTCGACTGCCGGACGGCCCGCGCCCGAGCAGCCGGCGGGCAGGAAGCTCGGCGCAGGGGAGCCGGTGTCCGAGACTTCGGCACCCTCCCGCCGGCTCTTCGTCTCCCGTGTCCTGGCCGGCGCGGCGGCCGCGGCCGCCGTCGGGACCGTCGGCTACGGCACGTACGGCGTCCTGCGCGGCCCCCGGGTCAAGCGGGTCACCGTCCCCCTCGCCAAGCTCCCGCGCGCCGCCCACGGCTACCGGATCGCGGTCGTCAGCGACATCCACCTCGGACCGATCCTCGGCCGGGGCTTCGCGCAGCAGGTCGTCGACACGATCAACGCGACGCAGCCCGACCTGATCGCCGTCGTCGGCGACCTGGTCGACGGCAGCGTGAAGGACCTGGGCCCGGCCGCCGCCCCGCTCGCGCGGCTGAAGGCCCGTCACGGCAGCTTCTTCGTCACCGGCAACCACGAGTACTTCTCCGGCGCCGAACAGTGGGTCGAGGAGGTGCGGCGGCTCGGCCTGAACCCCCTGGAGAACGCCCGCACCGAACTCCCCTGGTTCGACCTGGCCGGCGTCAACGACATCGCCGGCGAGAGCGAGGGCCAGGGCCCCGACTTCACCCGGGCGCTCGGCGACCGGGACACCAGGCGTGCGTGCGTGCTCCTCGCCCACCAGCCGGTCCAGATCCACGACGCCGTCGACCACGGCGTCGACCTCCAGCTCTCCGGCCACACCCACGGCGGCCAGCTGTGGCCCGGCAACTTCATCGCGGCGGCGGCCAATCCGACCGTCGCCGGCCTGGAGCGCTACGGCGACACGCAGCTGTACGTGTCCCGGGGCGCGGGCGCCTGGGGCCCGCCCACCAGGGTGGGCGCCCCGTCGGACATCACCGTCGTCGAACTGGCCGCGGCACAGGCCTGACGGAAGCCGGGGGGAGAGTCCCGAGGGGGTGGACGGAGATGAGGGAGAACCTGTGGAGGAGCTGTGAAACCCGGCGGAAACACCGCGTCGGTAAGTTCTTTCTCATCTCGCCAGATTCCTCTTCCCCCACGCGAAACGCGTGTGATTAGGTGAGCCCGCCGCCAAGGGGAGTGGCACTTTTTTGTGGACTGGGCCCAGCTCGCGGGCCTGGGGAGGCAGGGCATCACCATGCGATCGGTTCGCATGCGGATACTCGTGACGCTGCTGGTTCTCGCGGTCGTCGGAGTGGGCGGCTGGCAGCTGCTGCCGTCGCAGGAGAACAACGCCGCCACCATCACGGTCGGCACGACGGACACCGTCACCTCGCTGGACCCGGCCGGCGCCTACGACGCCGGCTCCTGGGCACTGTTCAGCAACGTCTTCCAGTCGCTGCTGACGTACGAGCCGGGCGGCGTCTCGCCCGTGCCGGACGCGGCCAAGAGCTGTTCCTTCGCGAAGGGCAGTCTGGTCACGTACACGTGCGAGCTGCGCGACGACCTCACCTTCCCCGGCGGTGGCAAGGCGACGGCCGAGGACGTGAAGTTCTCCTTCGACCGGGTCAAGAAGATCAACTCGGATGTGGGTCCGGCGTCCCTGTTCTCCACCCTGAAATCGGTGGACGCCAAGGGCCTGACCGTGACCTTCCACCTGTCGGCGCCGGACGCCACGTTCCCGTTCAAGGTGGCCACCGGAGCCGGCTCGATCGTGGACCACACCCGCTACCCGGCGGACGCGCTGCGCACCGGCAACGATGTCGACGGCACCGGCCCGTACGAGCTGACGGGGTACACGAAGGCCAAGAAGGTCCTGCTGTCGCCCAACTCGCACTACAAGGGCGCGGTCTCCACCGGCTCGCCCGTCGAGCTGCGCTACTACTCCGACCCCGACGCCCTGGAGAAGGCGTGGAAGGCCAAGGAGGTCGAGGCCGCCACCCGGCAGCTGCCGCCCGCGGTCCTCG
Coding sequences within it:
- a CDS encoding decaprenylphospho-beta-D-erythro-pentofuranosid-2-ulose 2-reductase → MKDASGLPQSMLVLGGTSEIALATARRLIARRTRTVWLAGRPSPALESAAAELRTLGADVHTVPFDALDPASHETVLGKVFAEGDVDLVLLAFGVLGDQATDEREPVAAVRVAQTNYTGAVSAGLITARALQTQGHGSLVVLSSVAGERARRSDFIYGSSKAGLDTFAQGLGDALHGTGVHVMVVRPGFVRTKATAGRAEPPLTTTPGAVATAVELGLRRRSEAVWVPGVLRLVMSALRHAPRTLFRRLPV
- a CDS encoding glycine hydroxymethyltransferase; the encoded protein is MSEQQPLSTESTAFRAALDVIRAVEPRVADAIGQELHDQREMLKLIASENYASPATLLAMGNWFSDKYAEGTVGRRFYAGCRNVDTVESLAAEHARELFGARHAYVQPHSGIDANLVAFWAVLADRVEAPFLEKTGARQVNDLSEADWAELRQAFGNQRMLGMSLDAGGHLTHGFRPNISGKMFDQRSYGTDPATGLIDYEALRASARDFKPLIIVAGYSAYPRLVNFRIMREIADEVGATLMVDMAHFAGLVAGKVLTGDFDPVPHAQIVTTTTHKSLRGPRGGMVLCDDSLKDQVDRGCPMVLGGPLPHVMAAKAVALAEARQPSFQDYAQRIVDNSRALAEGLMRRGATLVTGGTDNHLNLIDVASSYGLTGRQAEAALLDSGIVTNRNAIPADPNGAWYTSGIRIGTPALTTRGLGTAEMDEVAALIDRVLTSTEPGTTKSGAPSKASHVLDEKIADEISRRATDLVAGFPLYPEINLG
- a CDS encoding glutathionylspermidine synthase family protein, producing MRRHTIEPRPDWQRTVEEQGLVYPLTRHPDGRLRPYWDESAYYEFTLDEVEALEETVEELHEMCLAAAAHMVESDRLADLGITDPRVAAAVTEAWHRRAELPSVYGRFDLRYDATGPAKLLEYNADTPTSLVEAASPQWFWMEERFPGADQWNSLHERLVAAWKKQAALLPPGSPLHFAHSSADELGEDLMTVAYLKETAEQAGLDTDWISMEEIGWDPLSGRFVDRRLGFIRSCFKLYPWEWLTTDRFAGHVLDTLDNGGGTGTTMWIEPAWKMLLSNKALLAVLWELYPGHPNLLPAYLDGPRELAATTGYVAKPLLGREGAGVTVHEAGTEPVVPRTDEPCCYQQLAPLPAFDGNHVVLGAWVVEDESAGLGIRESSGLITDEYARFLPHVIL
- a CDS encoding 2'-5' RNA ligase family protein, with product MGTVTIGVSIAVPEPHGSLLQERRTGFGDAAAHGIPTHITLLPPTEVEAGALAVVDAHLTAVAGAGRPFPMRLSGTGTFRPLSPVVYVKVVEGAEVCAWLQQRVRDASGPLTRELQFPYHPHVTVAHGIDEAAMDRAFEELAHYEAEWSCTGFSLHQQGLDGVWRKLREYPFGGAVVPPQAAHADRNSLPTY
- a CDS encoding D-alanyl-D-alanine carboxypeptidase family protein; its protein translation is MPAPMKQTFRRSLLVTSATLASLALTAPVSSAAPSPSPTPSPSTSPSTTPSPSTGKSPAPSASGSPSATPPANMSTVGGTRLGQAGTQVAIAGGAPVLPKDLTARSWIVADAESGDVLASHNAHWRLPPASTMKMLFADTVLPRFPKTTVHKVEPKDLAGMGSGSSLVGIKEGETYTVHDLWLGVFLRSGNDAVHVLSAMNGGVPNTVKEMNEHAEELQALDTHVVSPDGYDASGQVSSAYDLTLFARSGLQKKDFREYCSTVSAKFPGATTKKKGKTTRSTFEIQNTNRLLAGDYDISQYPGIAGVKNGNTTNAGATFTGVAERGGKVLLVTVMNPAKTDHNEVYKETAKLFDWGFQATGKVTPVGELVAPKDAAQASAQPGANPSSSPDSGQAGGAGNVSAKPVAGAVTEDGSGGMWIALAITGGLLVLLAGGAFLVNRRWPLPDLVRRRR
- a CDS encoding metallophosphoesterase — encoded protein: MTTLILFALLALTVLVAANWYLWRRLFRDTTRGSGWARRGGAVLVAGGWVLAIGALVAERAGAPFWLQRTLAWPGFLWLALSIYLLLGVLVGDAVRPLLRRFLEKRARAGAPAETSVSHPHPEPLPMGAPAPGQPAPGQPTLGQPAAGQPAAGQPTPGQPAAGQPTLGQPAAGQPTPGQSAAGQPAAGQPTPGQSAAGQPAAGQPTPGQPAPGQPAAGQPAAGQPAPGQPESEQSAPGQPESWQSAPERPEPVPVGAPAPEQPAVGRSTAGRPAPEQPAGRKLGAGEPVSETSAPSRRLFVSRVLAGAAAAAAVGTVGYGTYGVLRGPRVKRVTVPLAKLPRAAHGYRIAVVSDIHLGPILGRGFAQQVVDTINATQPDLIAVVGDLVDGSVKDLGPAAAPLARLKARHGSFFVTGNHEYFSGAEQWVEEVRRLGLNPLENARTELPWFDLAGVNDIAGESEGQGPDFTRALGDRDTRRACVLLAHQPVQIHDAVDHGVDLQLSGHTHGGQLWPGNFIAAAANPTVAGLERYGDTQLYVSRGAGAWGPPTRVGAPSDITVVELAAAQA
- a CDS encoding SCO4848 family membrane protein, whose amino-acid sequence is MKLSRPVSWFLLAFGVWSWVIWVTFVKNLVKDSSGLAFDDGDPTAYFWVHLTLAVVSFVLGTVVGAIGLRGLRALRRTS
- the trpS gene encoding tryptophan--tRNA ligase: MASDRPRVLSGIQPTAGSFHLGNYLGAVRQWVALQESHDAFYMVVDLHAITVPQDPKELSANTRLAAAQLLAAGLDPDRCTLFVQSHVPEHAQLAWVMNCLTGFGEASRMTQFKDKSTRHGADRASVGLFTYPILQVADILLYQADQVPVGEDQRQHVELTRDLAERFNGRYGETFTIPKPYILKETGKIYDLQDPSIKMSKSASTPKGLINLLDDPKVTAKKVRSAVTDTDTVIRYDPENKPGVSNLLNIYSTLTGTSVPELEQSYEGKLYGALKTDLAEVVVEFVTPFRDRTQQYLDDHETLDSILAKGAEKARAVAAETLSQTYERIGFLPAKH
- a CDS encoding YihY/virulence factor BrkB family protein, translating into MDWLKKLPGIGPWVTRLMATHAWRSYERLDRVKWTRLAAAMTFVSFVALFPLLTVAAAVAAATLTKSQQQELQDKITEQVPGISDQLDINGLVQNAGTIGLIAGAALLFTGIGWVGQMRDCLRAVWERPDGDENPVLRKAKDMGVLVGFGGAVLLTIAISTVASALVGRITDGLGIDKEGWGGILLRVAAFAIAVLADFLLLLYVLTLLPGVEPTRRRLVVAALIGAVGFELLKLLLSGYMQGVAAKSMYGAFGVPIALLLWINFTSKLVLYCAAWTATGTAPDNPQDIDVSDDVVPGPAAATGG